The Naumovozyma dairenensis CBS 421 chromosome 1, complete genome genomic interval AGAACATTTCTTTGGGTTATTTTTCTGGGTATTCTTTTGGAGTGTGGTAATATATTATCTGCTGAAATTCTTGCACTTAGTGGGCTAGTGCTCCTCTTTTCCTTACTGTctgttttttttctttcttctcgttgttcttgttcttcttcttcctttggAGGCTCTTTTTTATGAATTTTCCTTGGTCTGCCTCTTTTTTTAGGAGTTGGCGACTTCACCTCAGGAAGCTCAGTAGGTTCCTTTCTTGGTCTACCTCTTTTCTTAGGAATTGTTGAAGGAATTTCCTCTTCAACCTTGCTCGATTCATTTCTTACCTTTGGTATTAGATTTTCCCTTTCCTCGGTAGGTCTTTCTAAATGAATTCGTTCGTTCGTATTCTTTTTCGATGGAGATACggttcttctttttcttggGCTATTTAAAATGTGCCTATTTTGTGATCCAGAATTAGCATATATTCTCAAATATTGAGTTGATTTCACTGGCGAGGCTAAAATATCGTCATGCCCAATGATATCATCTGATATCATTCTTTTTCGTGGTCTATAGGTTGACTGATAAACAAGTCCTTTGAAACAATCAGGTGAACTCCGTTCAGTAGCGATAGCTAGTGACGATTGTAAACTTTGAGGTGCCGTTATTGctatttccaaaatttaaGATTCGATCATTATAAAATCAAGATTGTTCAAATTGCTGAAAGatcaattttcaatatttttaagaCCGCTCGAAGAAATTCGCGATTGGAAactaaatatttcaattgtgAAGAGAATCGAAGGGCATCAATCACTTAATAGGAAGAAAGAatttatattgaaaacttATTCCAGCCTATTTCAGTGAATTATTACgaaataaaaaatctaTTTTTATAGTCTATTAtaagatatatttatactcttcataaaatataaagttCTGAACTATATAGCTCGCGTAAGCTTACCACTCCTTTTCAATTCCAATGCTTTCTTATATGGAGGATTTGTCGGACTTTGAACAGGATCCAAAGATAGAATGGAATCACCTTTAAAATCATCCAGACGATATGTCGCATCAGAGTCAAAACTTTGTAGATCTCCGCAAGACATGAATGGTGCAATCTTACGCTCTTCTTCGTGCCAATCTTGTAGTTTATCCgatatttgtaatttattcaaattgcATGTACTGAAAAACTCTTCCACAGAGAAGTCTACATCTAACCTTGGTTTCCAATTGGAAGGTGGCTTGTACCCAAGACAAACAATAAATGCTTCTAATGACGTACCTCTAGATGATTTTGGTTTTGCACATACGACGTTTTCAAAAAGGTATCCTAGCTGGGAATACAGCATGTCAATATCCCTACCTCTAAAAATCTTGGCCACAAAAGTACCACCTTCTTTCAAGATACATGTCGTTAATTGAAGAGCACTCATaattaattgttgttgcaCATATTCATCCAAATCATGCAGACCTGTGACATCTGGTGCCCCGTCACTGCAAACGAAGTCTGCCTTTTCATTTCCGAATATCTCTAGAATTCTCTTTAAAGTCTTGGGGTGTGTAATATCAGCTTGTAACGTAACAACATGGTCGATAGGAGACATTGGTTGTAAATCTACAGCAACaattttcctttcattTTGTTGCTCAAGGGTAGTATCATTGaacaatttctttgataacACTTGTGACCATGACCCTGGTGCTGCACATAAGTCTACCACTCTTTTCAAGTTTGTATCATCCAggaaatgaaattgatcatTTAATTGCAATAATTTAAATGCAGATCTCGCTCTGTAACCTTGCTCTTTCGCTTTCCGATAATATAAATCTCTCTTATCTTTACTACTTTTACCCATAGTTCTTCCTTTGGTTACTCACCTCATTGCAAACCCAATGAAACCCAATTGAGAATTACCATATTGCTCTAGTTTACAGATCAAATGTCAGTGAGCCATCGATTTAACGATAGcaatcaattaattattcaatatgggaaatttttctttcttgcCCCGGGTAAGTGGTGACAAAtagtattgaaaaataactttatttttgataGTAGATACAAGAAGACAAAAACGATATCTTATAATTAAATTTACCTTCTTTCCGTTGTTGATGGAAGttatgataaattgaaGTATGTAAATTATTTGTCTATAGAGACACTTATTGGTTAGTATTTTCGTAAAATAATGAGATATCTCGGTCTAAAACCAGAGACTTTTCCTTGATCAAGATCGAGATTTCTTTTAATGTCATAGAAATTATGTGAAAGAGTCAAGACAAAACATTTGATTTTTACATTTCAACGTGGCTCGTTTGACTTTGCTCGTTTTCATTACAATTAACTATACAGACTTGTTATGTTGTGATATCCATCACGTGCATGGTCtatataatacataatAACTCTACAACTACCTCTGTACGAATCTAGATTCGACATAATCATTCAAGCCGCCTATTTTAAAGTACAATATTCCCTTCTGGTAAAATTTGTTCCCATTCCCAAAAGGAAAAGGTACTGCACTAACCATACATCCCCCAATCTTCCTCCATTTCGGTTTTACTGACATCAATATCTGTCTTATGGCTTAACACACTATCTCTACATAGTGGACATGTATCACTCTTGGAAAGCCAAACGGAAATACATTCAAGGTCAAATCGATGTCCACAATGTGGTAATTCGGCCACTAGGGGGTATTTatcttcaagaaatttgCAGAAACAGATTGCACATTCAGCATTTTTATCCTTAATCGAGTTCGCCTTAATTCTGGGCAAGGAGTCTATAAATTCTTTGGAACATGACTTTCGATTCTTAGAATCGATCTGTTCAAACCATTCTTGCTGTAAGTCTTCAGGTATCAGTTCTGATAACATTTGTAATAAAATAAcgttatcattattaccATTCCTTGAATTGTTTGATCCGTATGCCTGGAATAATTCCCGAAATTCATTCCTcaattctcttctttcCGTATTCCTATGATTTCCTGTTTCATCGCTGTCATTTAGACCGTGTTCCTCTGCATTTAATAGATTATGAGCATCCTCATCATAATGTTACGTTagtaaatttattaataaactGATACGTTACGTTAGATGCATAGTAGCCACTTACCTTCATATGTTGACATATTATTTTAGCTTCTCAACGTTCACTTagttttgtttgtttgcAAGGAACTCTAGAATCGGTCTATTAACATATATACTGCCAAAAGTCTAAAACACTTCTTGTTCGCTTCTTGTCAACGCCTCGAAGtgattgataaatttataGCGCTAATATTTAATTAGGGTGGCAAAATACATGGCATCGAATGATACTAGTTATGTGTAAGACAATAAAGAAGTGATTAAATACAGACAGTAACACGTATACATACGGAGCAAatagtatagtatatttattacttATATTTAGTACAGTTTTATAAGGTTAAGTTGGGAATACGCTTCTTTTTGGGTTTCGTAACGCGATTTTTTTTCGATACAGCTGAATTCTTTCCTTTCATCTTGTTATTAGTGCTGTCTTCCTTTCTTGAACTACTGTTTTCCAACTGAAGTAACTTATCTAAACTTAATCTAAGTTTGATGTTCTCGTTAACATTGTTACCAAATGAGCCTGAAGAAAATCCTGATTCCCATGGAATAACAAATACCTCGAAATGATCAATTTTCAAGATTCCTCTCTGTAAATTAGAATCTCTTACGGAACATATGattgatttcattgatATCAATTTCTGTATGAATTTTAGGCCCAGTTCCTCCGTTTTAAACCTAAGACCACCACATTTCGCCTTATAATTCACTATTAAGGATACAGACGAGGGATCCATCCAATCTTTCATCTGAGTAACAGTTGCTATATGATCTGAAATTTTCCACTCAGGAATGGAAGGGTCAATATTGTAAAGGAAGAAAGACTTGGTTGGTTTTGACATCTCTGAAAATGAGCTCTTTAACGGTAATTTTTTAAGAACATGGGAAATATCGATATGTTTATATCTAGAGGcatcaatatttttggGAGCGGtaattttattgatattgtGGTTGTTTGCATCAGCAGTTCTTGTCTCAGTAGACAAGATATTTCGAAGTTTATCTAGTAATAAGTTATTTTGTTCAGCATCTCCGGATATTTGTGCACCACCTAGCCTACCTTTTTTCAACGCTAGATATCTTTTcataatatcatttttgGCCTCTTTTGTTATCATGCCTTTATCGTCATTAACTAAGGAGATTATTTGATCACGTAGCATGATCGGGATATGCCAGCTAATATCTCGCATACAACACTGACAGGCATTACGCTGCCTCGCACATCTTTCACAGATAAATGTTTTCGATAGAGTTGATGATCTTTCTTGTGGTTTAAAATGATATAAAGTATATGACATTGTACATATTTTGCACTGTCCACCATTCGGTATCTTAGTTAACTTAACCTTCTGTTTATTCTCTAAACATTGGTTACAAATCAAGGGCAGTTGTGAACCAGATTCCATTTTTTCAGTTGTTCAAAGATGTCTTGCTATGGAACGTGATGAATTTCTAAAAGTTCTTTTTACCCAGTTGGTATATTTTAGCTATCGTATTGCTGTGATCTCTTTTGTTATAACGTATGTGGCAGAATACACAAATCTGTCTTAATATCAGTCGTTAGGTTACGTTTTTCGTAGACTACAGTTACTTCAAGTGTTTGTTCAATAAGCTTTCcagaaaattcaaatttttcaatttccaaCGGAAGATCAGACATTAGCGGCTATGATCCCGGACTACCACTTCCGCACTAAAATAAAGCGCTGaaataattatatgaatTAAAATTGAGGCAAAGCACTCTAAGTGTCTCCGCTTTATgataattttcattaatgaatatataatttatgtTTGATCGTTGTTACATAGTGGCAAGCTAAATGTCAGGAGAACtatataagaaataaatctaTATCTATGAAGTCCACATCCTGTTTGAGAACagtttatttcttcttcttcaaatggGTTCTATAATGCTGCAAACAATTATCGTGCCTACTGAACTTCTGGTTGCAACCTTTATATGGACAACTGTGGTTTTTTTCACCGGTGTGAATTCGGTTATGTCTTGAAAGATGACCTGAAGTAGTAAAGCCCATAGAACAAGTCTTACAAATGTGACTTCTACGAGTTggttgtttcttttttgtaaCTTTCTTATGCTTTTTGATCCTTATGACAATTGgttgtttatttgttgtGATCTTCTCCTGCCACGTTttgttatttatattaGTACTAATTGTCTTCATTTGAGTAGAAGGAGAAGGAGAAGGACTCAATAATTGGAACGATGATATTGGAGATGCTGGTGCAGGTGTCGAGACGGGTGTCACTGAGGGAGAAATAGTTGGTGTGGCCATTGGAGTAGGAGGCAATAAATAACCCATGGTACAATTTTTGTCCCTAGACCTTTCTTGTTTCAAAGACCAACTTGTGGTATCTGAATGTGTTAACACTATGTTAGGCCTCCTAGCATGTTGTACTGCATTCacagaagaaaaattaaatgcGAAATAGTTCAATTTTGTCTTTAGTTCGTGCTCAATGGTAATTG includes:
- the NRG2 gene encoding Nrg2p (similar to Saccharomyces cerevisiae NRG2 (YBR066C) and NRG1 (YDR043C); ancestral locus Anc_3.281), giving the protein MHPHSSNGTTVSIPTNRYEASDKNGVTHTVIPYVIDNTINSITISSDKKFQTLLPAVNSSITIEHELKTKLNYFAFNFSSVNAVQHARRPNIVLTHSDTTSWSLKQERSRDKNCTMGYLLPPTPMATPTISPSVTPVSTPAPASPISSFQLLSPSPSPSTQMKTISTNINNKTWQEKITTNKQPIVIRIKKHKKVTKKKQPTRRSHICKTCSMGFTTSGHLSRHNRIHTGEKNHSCPYKGCNQKFSRHDNCLQHYRTHLKKKK
- the ECM2 gene encoding Pre-mRNA-splicing factor ECM2 (similar to Saccharomyces cerevisiae ECM2 (YBR065C); ancestral locus Anc_3.280), translating into MESGSQLPLICNQCLENKQKVKLTKIPNGGQCKICTMSYTLYHFKPQERSSTLSKTFICERCARQRNACQCCMRDISWHIPIMLRDQIISLVNDDKGMITKEAKNDIMKRYLALKKGRLGGAQISGDAEQNNLLLDKLRNILSTETRTADANNHNINKITAPKNIDASRYKHIDISHVLKKLPLKSSFSEMSKPTKSFFLYNIDPSIPEWKISDHIATVTQMKDWMDPSSVSLIVNYKAKCGGLRFKTEELGLKFIQKLISMKSIICSVRDSNLQRGILKIDHFEVFVIPWESGFSSGSFGNNVNENIKLRLSLDKLLQLENSSSRKEDSTNNKMKGKNSAVSKKNRVTKPKKKRIPNLTL
- the NDAI0A07450 gene encoding uncharacterized protein (similar to Saccharomyces cerevisiae YBR062C; ancestral locus Anc_3.279), coding for MSTYEEEHGLNDSDETGNHRNTERRELRNEFRELFQAYGSNNSRNGNNDNVILLQMLSELIPEDLQQEWFEQIDSKNRKSCSKEFIDSLPRIKANSIKDKNAECAICFCKFLEDKYPLVAELPHCGHRFDLECISVWLSKSDTCPLCRDSVLSHKTDIDVSKTEMEEDWGMYG
- the TRM7 gene encoding tRNA methyltransferase TRM7 (similar to Saccharomyces cerevisiae TRM7 (YBR061C); ancestral locus Anc_3.277), which encodes MGKSSKDKRDLYYRKAKEQGYRARSAFKLLQLNDQFHFLDDTNLKRVVDLCAAPGSWSQVLSKKLFNDTTLEQQNERKIVAVDLQPMSPIDHVVTLQADITHPKTLKRILEIFGNEKADFVCSDGAPDVTGLHDLDEYVQQQLIMSALQLTTCILKEGGTFVAKIFRGRDIDMLYSQLGYLFENVVCAKPKSSRGTSLEAFIVCLGYKPPSNWKPRLDVDFSVEEFFSTCNLNKLQISDKLQDWHEEERKIAPFMSCGDLQSFDSDATYRLDDFKGDSILSLDPVQSPTNPPYKKALELKRSGKLTRAI